The Deltaproteobacteria bacterium region AGCTCCGCTACCTGCAGACCCTCACCGAGATCGCCACGGAGCGGAACTCGACGATCCTGTTCCCGCTGCCGATGGACCTGCTCCGGCCGCTCTACCTCGCGAGCGAGGCAGCCGCACGCCGGATGGAGCAGGCAGGCTGATGGCGAAGGAGCCGCGCAACGCGCCGAGCGAGGAGCGGGTCCGGCGCGCCGTCGGGCGCACGGTGGCGAACGTGAGCGCGGTGCTGCTCTCGGTCGCCGTGCTGGGCGCCTGGGCCTACTTCGGCTTCTACACGCTCGAGCCCGGCCAGTCCGCCGTGATCCTCCAGCTCGGGCGCTACCTGCGCACCGAGGCGCAGCCGGGCCTGCGCTGGCACCTGCCGCCGCCGCTCGAGAGCCACGAGATCGTGAACGTCGCCTCGATCGACAAGGAGGAGTTCGGGGTCCGGGTGGAGCCGGCGGCCGCGGAGGGCGCGCCGGCGGCGCCCGCCCGGCCCGAGACCGCGATGCAGACCAGCGACGCGAACATCGCGCTGGTCGGCTTCGTGGTGCAGTACCGGATCAAGGACGCCTTCCAGTCGCGCTACCGGATCGCGAACCCGCGCGCGGTCCTGCGCGACGCCGCCGAGGCCTCGGTGCGCCGGGCGGTCGGGCGCAACACGATCGACGCGGTCCTCACCGAGAAGCGCGGCATCATCGAGAGCGAGGCGCGCGAGGAGCTCCAGGAGCGGCTCGACCTCTACGAGTCGGGCCTCGAGGTGCTCGGCGTCGAGCTTTTGGACGTGCAGCCGCCCACCGAGGTGCGTGCGGCCTTCGACGACGTGCAGGGCGCCAACCAGGACCGCAACCGGACCGTCAACGAGGCCCAGGCCTACGCGAACGAGGTGCTGCCGCGCGCCCGCGCCGAAGCGGTCGAGGCGGTCGAAGGCGCGCGCGGCTATCGCGACGCGCGGATCGCCGAGGCGACCGGCGAGGCGGAGCGCTTCCGCGCGATCGCGGCGGAGTACGCGCGGGCGCCGGAGGTCGTGCGCACCCGGCTGTTCCTGGAGACGATGGAGAAGGTGCTGCCCCAGGCGAAGACCTACATCGTGCAGCCGGGCAGCCCCGTCCTGCCGTTCCTCCCGCTCGAGGAGCGGACCCGCGTGGCCGCTCCGGAGGCTCCCCGATGAGGCGGCTGCTCTTCGTGCTGCTGGTGCTGTCGGCGATCGGCGCCGCGTTGATCTGGCTCGGCGAGGTGGGCTGGGGTCCGGTCGTCATCACCCACGAGGACGAGCAGAAGATCGTCCTGTTCCTGGGCAGCCCGATCTCGGTCCGGGCCGAGCCGGGGATCTCGCTGCGCCCGCCCTTCGCGGAGGTGCACGTCTTCGACCGGCGCTTCCAGTACCTCGGCTCCCAGCCGCAGCAGATGCAGACGCGCGACGCCGAGCGGCCGGTGATCGATCACTACGTGGTGTGGCGGATCGCCGATCCGCTGCGCTTCTTCTCGGACTTCCCGCAGGGCATGCAGCAGGCCGAGGCCCAGGTGGATCGCATCGCCCGCTCCGACGTCCGGGACGTGGTGGGCCAGCGCACCATGCAGGACCTGGTCGCGGATGCCCGCAACGAGATCATGACCGCGATCACGGAGCAGAGCGCGGGCCGCCTGCGCGAGTTCGGGATCGAGGTGCGCGACGTGCGCATCAACCGCGTCGAGCTGCCCGAGACGACCGAGGCGAACGTCTTCGCCCGCATGCGCGCCGAGCGTGAGCGGCTCGCGCGCAAGTACCGCGCCGAGGGCGAGGAGGAGGGCCGCCGGATCCGTGCCGAGGCGGACCGGGACGCCCGCGTCACGGTGGCCGAGGCGCGCAAGCAGGCCGAGATCCTGCGCGGCGAGGGTGACGCCGAGGCCGCACGGGTCTACGCCGAAGCCCACACCGTGGCGCCGGATTTCTACGGCTTCGTGCGGCGGCTCGACGCCTATCGCAAGACGATCGGCGAGGGCACCACGCTGGTGCTCCCGACGGACGAGGGCTTCTTCGACCTGCTCTCGGGCGGCCGCGCAGCGGGCGCTCCACCGCCGCTCCGATGAGCCTCGCCCGCTTCAGGGCTCGCGCGTCGCAGGCGTCAGCGGGGCGAGCGGGCCAGGAGCCAGACACTCGCCGCAGCGAAGGCGGCCAGGGTCAGCCAGGGCGTGGCGACCGGGTCGAGCACACCCTGCGTGGCCAGGGTGAGCCCGTACTCGCGGAGCATCCAGAACCCGAACAGCGCGCCGACACCCTCGAGCGCTGGCACCGCGAGGCTGCGGGTGCGCTCCACCCGCAGGCCGAGGGGAATCGCGAGCAGCACGAACACGAAGGCCGAGAGCGGCTCGGTGAGGCGGTCGTGGAGCAGGGCCTGGGCGCGGACCGCCTCGGGATCGCCCGGCGCGCGGCCCTCGCGGTACTCGCGCAGGTCGGCGATCGAGAGCCCCTGCACGCCGGCCGCGAGCAGCGCCCGCTCCCCCGTGAGGACGAGCTCGAGGTGCGCCACCCGCTCGAAGGAGACCGGCGCCTCCGGCGCGCCGGGGACGAAGCGGCGGATCACCGCACCCTCGAGCTGCCAGCGCCCGTCCTCGTCGATCCGGGCGCGGACCGCCTGGATGCTGCGGACCAGCTGGCCCTGGCCGTCGAGCTCGAAGATCGCCACCTCGTGGAGCTGGCGGGCCCCGGGGTCGGCGTCGCGCACGTTGTAGACGTAGCGCCCCTTGTGATACCAGAACGAGCCACGGCGGAACTCGACCTGGTCCTCGCCGCCCACGTGGCGCCGCCACGCCTCGTGGGCGCGAACGCCCACCGTCTCGTTCGCCGCGAGTCCGAGCCCGGAGACCACCACGCCGGCCAGGGCGACCGGCACCAGCACGCGGAGCGGCGAGACGCCCCCGGCCTTGATCGCGACGAACTCGAGCGAGCGGGCGGCGGTCCCGAGGGCGACGAAGGCGGCGGCGAAGGCGGCCACCGGGACGAGGAGCGGCAGCCATTGCGAAGGAATGCGGAGCACGACGAAGAGCAGGGCGCCGGTGAAGCCCTCCGTGGACCCCACGACGTCGTCGAAGTCGCCGAGCAGCTCGACCACGCCCACCGCCAGCACGAGCACCACCAGCACGGCGGCGAAGGCGACGGTGAAGCGCGCCAGGAAGTAGCGCGGAAGCACGCCCATGGCGCGCCGGAGTCTAACCGGGCGGAGCCGGGCTGGTGAGGGTGGTCCGCGGCAGCGAAGCGCTCGAACGCCCGCCGCACCAGGCGGTGCTGACGATCGGGAACTTCGATGGGGTTCACATCGGGCACCGCACGATCCTGCGCACCGTCATCGACCGTGCGCGCGCGCTCGATGGCGAGGCGGTCGTCTACACCTTCGATCCGCACCCCCGCAAGGTGCTCGCCGGCCAGCGCGCGCCGGACCTGCTCACCACGACCGAGCAGAAGCTCGAGCTGCTGGCGGCAGCCCGGATCGACCTGGTGGTGCTGGAGCCCTTCACGCCGGCCTTCGCGCGCACGCCGCCCGAGCGCTTCGTGCGCGAGTGCATCCACGCGCGCATCGCGCCGCGCGAGGTGTACGTCGGCTACGACTTCCACTTCGGCCACGATCGCGAGGGCTCGATGCGGACCTTGACCGAGCTCGGCCCGCGGCTCGGCTTCGCGGTGACGATCATCCCCGAGGTCACGATCGGGAGCCGGGACGTGAGCTCGACGCGGATCCGCGAGCGGCTCGGCGCCGGCGAGGTCGAGGAGGCGGCGCTGCTGCTCGGACGCCCCCATGCGATCCGCGGCCGGGTGGTGCGTGGCGACCAGCGCGGCCGCACGCTCGGCTTCCCGACGGCGAACCTGGCGCCGGAGAGCGAGCTGCTGCCGGGGCACGGGGTCTACGCGGGCCACGTGCGGCTGCTCGACGAGCCCGCCGCCGGCGCGCCCGGGCCGGCCGCGGGCGCCCGCTTCCCGGCCGTCGTCAACGTGGGCCGGCGCCCGACCTTCGCGCCCGACGCCGCACCGCTCGCGGAGGCGCACCTGCTCGACTTCGCGGGCGACCTCTACGGCCGCCGCATCGAGGTCGGCTTCGAGACGCGGCTGCGCGAGGAGCGCCGCTTCCCGGGCCCCGAGGCGCTCCGCGAGCAGATCGGCCGCGACGTCGCGGAGGCGCGCCGCCGGCTGGCGGGGACGTAGCGCGTGCCCGGCCCGGCTCGCGCGGAGGCGTCCGGATGACGTCGCCCGGTACCGTGTCACGGCGCTCTCGCTGGCGGCGCTGGCGTGATCCCCGGGTCTGGCTCGGCATCGCGATCACCGCCCTGACGCTCTGGCTCGCGCTTCGCGGCATCGACCCGAAGGTGCTGGCGCGCGATCTGGCCAGCGCCAACCTGCCGCTGCTCCTTGCCGTCTCGATCCCCGCCTACGCGGTCGCGATCTGGGTACGCGCGGTGCGCTGGCGCTACCTCACGGACGCGATCGCGCCGATTCCGACGGCGTCGCTGTTCCGCGCCACCGCGGTCGGCTCGCTCGCGAACAACGTGTTCCCGCTCCGGATGGGCGAGCTGGTGCGAGCCTGGGCACTGGCCCGCGACCAGCGCCTCGACGTGGCGCCGATCGTAGGCACGATCGTGCTCGAGCGCCTGCTCGACGCGATTGCGGTGCTGGCGATGGCACTCGTGATCTTCGGCGTCCGCGGCACCCGCTCGGGCGACGCGCTCGTGGTCGGGCTGCCGCTCCTGGCCGGGGCGCTCCTCCCGCTCGGTGCGGTCGTGGGGATGCGCTTCGCGCCCGAGCGTGCGGCGGCGCTGACCCGCCTCCTCGCGCGCCGGCTCCTGCCCGAGCGCGTCGGCGCCTCGCTCGAGGATCTGGTGCGCCGCATGGCCGACGGGCTCGGATCGATCCAGGGCGGCCGTCACCTCTGGTGGGTGGCGTTCCACTCGCTGCTCCTCTGGGGGGTGCTCGGGGTCGTGCCGTTCCTCGCCGGCTTCGCGGCGCTCGGCATCGATCTGGGCTCACCGGCCCGGACGCTGGCCGCGTCCTACGTGGTGCTGGCGGCGGTGGGCATCGCGATCGCCCTGCCGTCGGCGCCCGGCTTCTTCGGCCCCTACCACCTGGCGGCCCGTGAGGCGCTGGCCCGCTTCGGCGTCGGCGAGGCCCAGGCGCTGGCGCTCGGCACGCTCTCGCACGCGGTGTTCTGGCTCGTGACCAGCGCGCTCGGCCTGCTGGTGCTCCGCAGCCGCGCCACCCGCCTCGAGGATCTCGCCGGGGCGGCCGATCCGGAGCCGTCCCCGCCGCCCCCCGCCGGGCCCTGACCCGCCGCCTCCGCCCGTCCCCGTAAAGGTCCCGCTGCCGGCCGCCGATAACCGTCCGGGATTCCAGAGCTTTCACGGGTCCGCAGGGATCCTGCGCAAGCGGGCGTATCCGCACGGGTTCTGCGCAGGGTCGGCCGGCGGCGACGCATTCGCGCGGCGGAGCGGGAGAGGGCGGTGAACGAGCGGATCGGCGAGCTGCTCGTCCAGAAGAACGTGATCACGGCGGACCAGCTCCAGAAGGCGCGCCAAGAGGCGCGCTCGAAGGGCGAGCGGCTCGGCCACCAGATCACGAAGCTGGGCTTCCTGCAGGAGTCGGAGCTCACCGACTTCGTCGCCAAGCAGTATGGGCTGCCCACCATCGACCTCGGCGACTTCGAGGTCGATCCCGACGTGATCCGGCTGGTCCCCGAGGAAGTGGCGCTCAAGCACACCGTGATCCCGGTGAACCGCGCCGGCGCCACCCTGATCCTCGCCACCGCCGACCCCTCCAACATCTTCGCGATCGACGACATCAAGTTCCTGACCGGGTACAACGTCGAGGTCGTGGTCGCCTCCGAAGAGCAGATCAAGGCCTGCATCGACCGCTACTACGACCAGTCCTCGAGCTTCGCCGACGTGATGGGCGACCTCGACGTCGAGGACCTCGAGCTGGTCCAGGACGACGACGACGTCGACGTCAGCGAGCTGGCCCGCGAATCCGAGGACGCCCCGGTCGTCAAGCTCGTGAACCTGATCCTCACCGACGCGGTCAAGCGCGTGGCCTCGGACATCCACATCGAGCCCTACGAGAAGGAGTTCCGGGTCCGCTACCGGATCGACGGCGTGCTCTACGAGGTGATGAAGCCGCCGCTCAAGCTGCGCAACGCGATCACCTCGCGGCTCAAGATCATGTCGGAGCTCGACATCGCCGAGCGCCGGCTCCCCCAGGACGGGCGCATCAAGCTGAAGATGGGGCGCGGCAAGGAGATGGACTTCCGCGTCTCGGTGCTGCCCACCCTGTTCGGCGAGAAGGTGGTGCTGCGGCTCCTCGACAAGGGGAACCTCCAGCTCGACATGACCAAGCTCGGCTTCGAGGCCCAGCAGCTCTCGGTGTTCCAGGACTGCATCCACCGGCCCTACGGGATGGTGCTCGTCACCGGCCCCACCGGGTCGGGGAAGACCACCACGCTCTACTCCGCGCTCTCGGAGCTGAACAAGATCAGCGAGAACATCTCCACCGCGGAGGATCCCGTCGAATTCAACCTGGCGGGCATCAACCAGGTGCAGATGCACGAGGACATCGGCCTCAACTTCGCCGCCTCGCTGCGCTCCTTCCTGCGCCAGGACCCCGACATCATCATGGTCGGCGAGATCCGCGACTTCGAGACCGCCGAGATCGCGATCAAGGCGGCCCTCACCGGCCACCTCGTGCTCTCGACCCTGCACACCAACGACGCCCCCTCGACGGTGAACCGGCTCCTCAACATGGGCATCGAGCCGTTCCTGGTCGCGTCGTCGGTGAACTGCATCCTGGCCCAGCGCCTCGCGCGCCGGATCTGCGAGGAGTGCAAGGACAAGGACGTCGAGACCGTCAAGCAGGCGCTGCTCGACGCCGGCTGCAGCGAGGAGGAGGCGGCCAAGGCCGTGGTCTACAAGGGCCGCGGCTGCCGGACCTGCTCCGACACCGGCTACAAGGGCCGGGTCGCGCTCTACGAGGTGATGGAGCTCACCGAGCCGCTGAAGGAGTTCGTGCTCAACGGCGCCTCGGCCATGGAGCTCAAACGCGAGGCGATCCGCGGCGGCATGACGACGCTGCGCCGCTCCGCGCTCAACAAGCTGCTCGAGGGGACCACCACGCTCAGCGAGGTTCTCCGCGTGTCGGCGTCCGACAACTAGGGGGGAGGGCGGCCGATGGCCAACCTGCATCAGCTTCTCAAGGCGATGATCGAGAAGGGGGCGAGCGACCTCCACATCACCACCAACAGCCCCCCGCAGCTGCGCGTGGACGGCAAGCTGCAGCCGCTCAAGATGCCGCCGCTCTCGCCCGCCGAGACCAAGCAGATCTGCTACTCGATCCTGACCGACGCGCAGAAGCACAAGTTCGAGGAGAACAGCGAGCTCGACCTGTCCTTCGGCGTACGCGGGCTCTCGCGCTTCCGCGCCAACATCTTCATGCAGCGCGGCGCGGTGGCCGGCGCCTTCCGCGCGATCCCCTACAAGGTGATCAGCATCGAGGAGCTCGGGCTCCCGAAGGCAATCGTCGACATCACGAAGAAGCCGCGCGGGCTGGTGCTGGTCACGGGGCCGACCGGCTCGGGCAAGTCGACCACGCTGGCCAGCATCATCGACCGCATCAACAGCGAGCGCCACGACCACATCGTGACGGTCGAGGACCCGATCGAGTACCTGCACCCGCACAAGAGCTGCGTGGTCAACCAGCGCGAAGTGGGCGCCGACACCAAGGGCTTCACGACCGCGCTCAAGTACATCCTGCGCCAGGACCCGGACGTGGTGCTGATCGGCGAGATGCGCGACCTCGAGACGATCGAGGCGGCGCTGACCGTGGCCGAGACCGGCCACCTGGCCTTCGCCACGCTGCACACGAACTCGTGCGTGCAGACCATCAACCGGATCGTCGACGTCTTCCCGCCCTACCAGCAGTCGCAGGTGCGGGCGCAGCTCTCCTTCGTGCTCGAGGGCGTGCTGTGCCAGTCGCTGCTGCCGCGGGCCAACGGGCCGGGGCGCGCGCTCGCGATCGAGCTGATGATCCCGAACCCCGCGATCCGCAACCTGATCCGCGAGGACAAGATCCACCAGATCTACTCGCAGATGCAGATCGGGCAGGAGAAGTACGGGATGCAGACGATGAACCAGTCGCTGGCCTCGCTCTACCAGCGCCGGATGATCAGCATGGACGACGCGCTCGCGCGCAGCCACGACGTGGAAGAGCTGAAGAGCCTGATCCAGGGCGGGGGCGGGACGGTCGTCCAGCGCCGGATGGCGGGCGCCTGAACAGGCGCGCCGCGAACGATTCGAACTCGTAGCGAACGAGGGGGGTTGGCATGCCGGTCTTCGCCTGGGAGGGGCGCACCCGTCAGGGGACGCTCAAGAAGGGAGTGATCGAGGCGAGCAGCGAGGCCGCCGCGATGATGCAGCTGCGGGGCCAGATGATCGTCCCGGTCTCGGTCCGCCCGAAGGCGTCGGGCGGCCTGGGCAGCGTCAGCCTCCTCAAACCGCGGGTCAAGATCCGCGACCTGGTGGTCTTCACGCGCCAGTTCGCGACGATGATCGACGCCGGGCTGCCGCTGGTGCAGTG contains the following coding sequences:
- the hflK gene encoding FtsH protease activity modulator HflK, with the protein product MAKEPRNAPSEERVRRAVGRTVANVSAVLLSVAVLGAWAYFGFYTLEPGQSAVILQLGRYLRTEAQPGLRWHLPPPLESHEIVNVASIDKEEFGVRVEPAAAEGAPAAPARPETAMQTSDANIALVGFVVQYRIKDAFQSRYRIANPRAVLRDAAEASVRRAVGRNTIDAVLTEKRGIIESEAREELQERLDLYESGLEVLGVELLDVQPPTEVRAAFDDVQGANQDRNRTVNEAQAYANEVLPRARAEAVEAVEGARGYRDARIAEATGEAERFRAIAAEYARAPEVVRTRLFLETMEKVLPQAKTYIVQPGSPVLPFLPLEERTRVAAPEAPR
- a CDS encoding protease modulator HflC; the protein is MRRLLFVLLVLSAIGAALIWLGEVGWGPVVITHEDEQKIVLFLGSPISVRAEPGISLRPPFAEVHVFDRRFQYLGSQPQQMQTRDAERPVIDHYVVWRIADPLRFFSDFPQGMQQAEAQVDRIARSDVRDVVGQRTMQDLVADARNEIMTAITEQSAGRLREFGIEVRDVRINRVELPETTEANVFARMRAERERLARKYRAEGEEEGRRIRAEADRDARVTVAEARKQAEILRGEGDAEAARVYAEAHTVAPDFYGFVRRLDAYRKTIGEGTTLVLPTDEGFFDLLSGGRAAGAPPPLR
- a CDS encoding LptF/LptG family permease, giving the protein MGVLPRYFLARFTVAFAAVLVVLVLAVGVVELLGDFDDVVGSTEGFTGALLFVVLRIPSQWLPLLVPVAAFAAAFVALGTAARSLEFVAIKAGGVSPLRVLVPVALAGVVVSGLGLAANETVGVRAHEAWRRHVGGEDQVEFRRGSFWYHKGRYVYNVRDADPGARQLHEVAIFELDGQGQLVRSIQAVRARIDEDGRWQLEGAVIRRFVPGAPEAPVSFERVAHLELVLTGERALLAAGVQGLSIADLREYREGRAPGDPEAVRAQALLHDRLTEPLSAFVFVLLAIPLGLRVERTRSLAVPALEGVGALFGFWMLREYGLTLATQGVLDPVATPWLTLAAFAAASVWLLARSPR
- a CDS encoding bifunctional riboflavin kinase/FAD synthetase, which codes for MRVVRGSEALERPPHQAVLTIGNFDGVHIGHRTILRTVIDRARALDGEAVVYTFDPHPRKVLAGQRAPDLLTTTEQKLELLAAARIDLVVLEPFTPAFARTPPERFVRECIHARIAPREVYVGYDFHFGHDREGSMRTLTELGPRLGFAVTIIPEVTIGSRDVSSTRIRERLGAGEVEEAALLLGRPHAIRGRVVRGDQRGRTLGFPTANLAPESELLPGHGVYAGHVRLLDEPAAGAPGPAAGARFPAVVNVGRRPTFAPDAAPLAEAHLLDFAGDLYGRRIEVGFETRLREERRFPGPEALREQIGRDVAEARRRLAGT
- a CDS encoding lysylphosphatidylglycerol synthase transmembrane domain-containing protein, which codes for MTSPGTVSRRSRWRRWRDPRVWLGIAITALTLWLALRGIDPKVLARDLASANLPLLLAVSIPAYAVAIWVRAVRWRYLTDAIAPIPTASLFRATAVGSLANNVFPLRMGELVRAWALARDQRLDVAPIVGTIVLERLLDAIAVLAMALVIFGVRGTRSGDALVVGLPLLAGALLPLGAVVGMRFAPERAAALTRLLARRLLPERVGASLEDLVRRMADGLGSIQGGRHLWWVAFHSLLLWGVLGVVPFLAGFAALGIDLGSPARTLAASYVVLAAVGIAIALPSAPGFFGPYHLAAREALARFGVGEAQALALGTLSHAVFWLVTSALGLLVLRSRATRLEDLAGAADPEPSPPPPAGP
- the pilB gene encoding type IV-A pilus assembly ATPase PilB; translated protein: MNERIGELLVQKNVITADQLQKARQEARSKGERLGHQITKLGFLQESELTDFVAKQYGLPTIDLGDFEVDPDVIRLVPEEVALKHTVIPVNRAGATLILATADPSNIFAIDDIKFLTGYNVEVVVASEEQIKACIDRYYDQSSSFADVMGDLDVEDLELVQDDDDVDVSELARESEDAPVVKLVNLILTDAVKRVASDIHIEPYEKEFRVRYRIDGVLYEVMKPPLKLRNAITSRLKIMSELDIAERRLPQDGRIKLKMGRGKEMDFRVSVLPTLFGEKVVLRLLDKGNLQLDMTKLGFEAQQLSVFQDCIHRPYGMVLVTGPTGSGKTTTLYSALSELNKISENISTAEDPVEFNLAGINQVQMHEDIGLNFAASLRSFLRQDPDIIMVGEIRDFETAEIAIKAALTGHLVLSTLHTNDAPSTVNRLLNMGIEPFLVASSVNCILAQRLARRICEECKDKDVETVKQALLDAGCSEEEAAKAVVYKGRGCRTCSDTGYKGRVALYEVMELTEPLKEFVLNGASAMELKREAIRGGMTTLRRSALNKLLEGTTTLSEVLRVSASDN
- a CDS encoding type IV pilus twitching motility protein PilT, with translation MANLHQLLKAMIEKGASDLHITTNSPPQLRVDGKLQPLKMPPLSPAETKQICYSILTDAQKHKFEENSELDLSFGVRGLSRFRANIFMQRGAVAGAFRAIPYKVISIEELGLPKAIVDITKKPRGLVLVTGPTGSGKSTTLASIIDRINSERHDHIVTVEDPIEYLHPHKSCVVNQREVGADTKGFTTALKYILRQDPDVVLIGEMRDLETIEAALTVAETGHLAFATLHTNSCVQTINRIVDVFPPYQQSQVRAQLSFVLEGVLCQSLLPRANGPGRALAIELMIPNPAIRNLIREDKIHQIYSQMQIGQEKYGMQTMNQSLASLYQRRMISMDDALARSHDVEELKSLIQGGGGTVVQRRMAGA